One genomic region from Zalophus californianus isolate mZalCal1 chromosome 2, mZalCal1.pri.v2, whole genome shotgun sequence encodes:
- the HS3ST1 gene encoding heparan sulfate glucosamine 3-O-sulfotransferase 1: MVSSTAALLLGAVLLVAQLQLVPSRPAAPGDAPGQPELARRAATLQGEGREGAAPNGSAQQLPQTIIIGVRKGGTRALLEMLSLHPDVAAAENEVHFFDWEEHYSQGLGWYLGQMPFSSPHQLTVEKTPAYFTSPKVPERVHSMNPGIRLLLILRDPSERVLSDYTQVFYNHVQKRKPYPSIEEFLVRDGRLNVGYKALNRSLYHVHLQNWLRFFPLRRIHIVDGDRLIRDPFPEIQKVERFLKLSPQINASNFYFNKTKGFYCLRDGGRDRCLHESKGRAHPQVDPRLLSKLHEYFHEPNKKFFELVGRTFDWH; this comes from the coding sequence ATGGTGTCCAGCACGGCCGCGCTGCTCCTGGGCGCGGTGCTGCTGGTGGCCCAGCTCCAGCTAGTGCCTTCCCGCCCTGCAGCGCCCGGGGACGCGCCGGGCCAGCCGGAGCTCGCGCGCAGAGCAGCCACCCTCCAGGGTGAGGGCCGAGAAGGCGCGGCTCCCAACGGCTCGGCCCAGCAGCTGCCGCAGACCATCATCATCGGCGTGCGCAAGGGCGGCACGCGCGCGCTGCTGGAGATGCTCAGCCTGCACCCCGACGTGGCAGCCGCTGAGAACGAGGTCCACTTCTTCGACTGGGAGGAGCACTACAGCCAAGGCCTGGGCTGGTACCTGGGCCAGATGCCCTTCTCGTCCCCGCACCAGCTCACGGTGGAGAAGACCCCCGCGTACTTCACGTCGCCCAAAGTGCCTGAGCGTGTCCACAGCATGAACCCGGGCATCCGGCTGCTGCTCATCCTGCGGGACCCGTCCGAGCGCGTGCTGTCCGACTACACCCAAGTGTTCTACAACCACGTGCAGAAGCGCAAGCCCTATCCGTCCATCGAGGAGTTCCTGGTGCGCGACGGCCGGCTCAACGTGGGCTACAAGGCGCTCAACCGCAGCCTCTACCACGTGCACTTGCAGAACTGGCTGCGCTTCTTCCCGCTGCGCCGCATCCACATCGTCGACGGCGACCGCCTCATCAGGGACCCTTTCCCCGAGATCCAGAAGGTCGAGCGGTTCCTGAAGCTGTCCCCACAGATCAACGCCTCGAACTTCTACTTTAACAAAACCAAGGGCTTTTACTGCCTGCGGGACGGCGGACGGGACCGCTGTTTGCACGAGTCCAAAGGCCGGGCGCACCCCCAAGTTGACCCCAGACTCCTCAGTAAACTGCACGAATATTTTCACGAGCCAAATAAGAAATTCTTCGAGCTTGTGGGCAGGACATTTGACTGGCACTGA